AGGTTGAGTTTCAGTGCCAAGGTGCGCTGTCCCGTTACAGAAAATTCAGTAAGGGGGATTGTCACGGATCAGCAGGCCATGAGACAAACTCATTTTTTTTGCGACCAAATGTAGTTTTTCTCATGATCGATTTGAGGCACTTACGCACCATTCATGCCCTGCGCGAAACGGACAGCTTGCACGAAGCTGCCGAGCGCCTGTGCCTGACACAGTCGGCGTTGTCGCATCAGTTCCGAGAGCTGGAGGACCGCATCGGCATGCCGCTGTTTGTGCGTAAATCGAAGCCTGTGCGCTTCACCAGCGCCGGTCTTAAGTTGCTGCACCTGGCCGAGCAAGTGCTGCCGATGATTCGAACCACGGAGCGCGACCTGGGCAAACTCGCCAGTGGCAGCGCCGGTCGGCTGCACATCGCGATCGAATGCCACAGCTGCTACCAGTGGCTGATGCCGTCGGTGGACGAATTCCGCGGCGCTTGGCCGGAGGTTGAGCTGGACCTGGCGTCGGGGTTTGCATTCGCACCCTTGCCGGCGCTGGAGCGTGGGGACCTTGATCTGGTGGTGACCTCCGACCCTGTGAATCTGCCAGGAATCACCTACGTACCACTTTTCGGATACGAGGCAATGCTGGCCGTCGATAACCATCACGCCTTGTGCGAGAAACCGTATCTAGTACCTCAAGACATCGCTGGCGAGACCTTGATAACTTATCCGATCGAGCGAGATCGCCTTGATATCTTCACTAAGTTCCTTGATCCGGCCGAGATCGAACCTGCTCAGGTACGTACTTCCGAACTGACCGTAATGATGATGCAACTGGTGGCCAGCGGTCGTGGCGTATGCTGCCTGCCAAACTGGGCCGTGCATGAATACAGCTCGCGAGG
The Pseudomonas sp. KU43P genome window above contains:
- a CDS encoding LysR family transcriptional regulator, whose product is MIDLRHLRTIHALRETDSLHEAAERLCLTQSALSHQFRELEDRIGMPLFVRKSKPVRFTSAGLKLLHLAEQVLPMIRTTERDLGKLASGSAGRLHIAIECHSCYQWLMPSVDEFRGAWPEVELDLASGFAFAPLPALERGDLDLVVTSDPVNLPGITYVPLFGYEAMLAVDNHHALCEKPYLVPQDIAGETLITYPIERDRLDIFTKFLDPAEIEPAQVRTSELTVMMMQLVASGRGVCCLPNWAVHEYSSRGYVTAKRLGEKGLQAKLFAAIRSDMLEAPYVTDFLLTAKDTSFTTLEGVNAV